The Alicyclobacillus macrosporangiidus CPP55 genome segment CAAATTTAAGGCGCTGGCGGACGAGAAGCGGCTGCAGATCCTGTACGAACTGGGCCGACGGGGTGAGACATGCGTTTGCGATTTGCAGGATGCGCTCGATATCCCGCAGTCCAGTCTGTCGTACCACTTGAAGGTGTTGGTCGACGCCGGCCTCATCCATCGAGAGACCAGAGGAACATGGAGTTACTACCGGATCGACGTGACCGCCGTCAGCGCACTGCTGTCTGAGCAGCTGTGCTCCGTCTTTCAGCCCGGTGGCTGTTGCGAGGAACCGCCGGACCGGAACGGCTGACCGCATGCATTTCGCTGACCGCTTCATCGAATTTTGTAGATTAACCGCACCCAATTCATCGATTTTTTTCGATTTAGGATTTGCGATGAGAGGAGGAGGAAGCCATGATAAACCCGTACTTGCTCGAACAGCTCATCCTGGCCCGGCAGAGAGAGGTGGAACGCGCCGCCAGTCGGTACTGGAGCACGCACGCCGCACCACCGCCGCGGTCGCCGGCCTGCGCGTGCGAGATGGAAGAGGCCGCGAGCGCTTTCATCTCCAAATCGTCCGTGTGCACCCCTTGTGCGCGCATTTAATCGATTTTTTTCGATGTAACAGGAGGGTGATGATCGAATGTATACCCATGTCGGAATCCGCGTCACCAATCTGCAGGCTTCCATCGACTTTTACACAAAGCTGTTCGGGGCAGAGCCGGTCAAGGTGAAGCCGGACTACGCGAAATTTCTCTTGGAGGACCCTCCGCTCAACTTCACGCTCAACGTCAGCGAATCCGTGTATGGCAATCAGGTCAGCCATTTCGGGTTGCAGGTGAAGGACAGCGAAGAAGTGGTCAGACAGCGGGATCGATTGGAGAAACTCGGACTGGCCACGCGGAGCGAGATGAACGTCACCTGTTGCTACTCCGTGCAGGACAAGTTTTGGGTGGTCGACCCCGACGGCAACGAGTGGGAGTTCTTCGTCCCCAAGGAGGATGTACCTGTGCACGGCGGCCGTGGTGCCAACGAATGCTGTGATGGGTTGGCGCGGTGACGCGCGGTGATAGCTGCCGTGGTGGGGCGGGGCGTGGTGAGGTGCGGCGTTGTGAGGTGCGGCGTTGTGAAACCCGGCGTTGCTGGTCACGGCGTCGCTGGGCGCGGGTGAAACGCAGCCCTCCATGCGCCATTGGAGGCGGGGTCACCTCTCGTGAACCCGCTGAGCTCCCGTACCGCATGCCCAACAATCCGATTCACACTGTCGTCTATCTACGCATGCCATCACCGAAGCACTCGTCGCCAACGGCTTCAGTCCGCCCGTGAAATATGCCGCATTTTCGTATTATCTTAGCGGTTTCGCCCCGTCCGCCCCCACCCCGCTCCCGGGTTTAGACCGGGAATTCGTACTATCTCGGCCTGTTCCAACCTCGGCGGCGGCCACTTAGTACGGAAATTCGGCCAAAGTCAGGGTCCGAAGGAGGCACCAGCCGGCCTCAACTAGGGGGTTTAATCAGAATTTCTGGGTTCCATGGCCCCGGTTCAGCGGCCACACATGTCGGAGCAGCAGTCAACGTCGGTAGGACGGGCCCCCAAAGCCCGCCCTACCGAACGGAATTCAAGCAGGCGTGGCTACCTACAGGCACCGGCCAGCGCCATGGAAAGCCTTCCCGAGTCTCCGGCGGAGCAGGAAGTAGCGGTCCCCTCTGGTGTTCGTGAGGGTGACCGAGCAAGAGCCGGCCGCCGACGCTCACCCGGGATGAGCCGGATGCCGCATTTTCGTACTATC includes the following:
- a CDS encoding ArsR/SmtB family transcription factor, with product MEELQVLDPAATRPFFQRYAAKFKALADEKRLQILYELGRRGETCVCDLQDALDIPQSSLSYHLKVLVDAGLIHRETRGTWSYYRIDVTAVSALLSEQLCSVFQPGGCCEEPPDRNG
- a CDS encoding ArsI/CadI family heavy metal resistance metalloenzyme, which encodes MYTHVGIRVTNLQASIDFYTKLFGAEPVKVKPDYAKFLLEDPPLNFTLNVSESVYGNQVSHFGLQVKDSEEVVRQRDRLEKLGLATRSEMNVTCCYSVQDKFWVVDPDGNEWEFFVPKEDVPVHGGRGANECCDGLAR